A region from the Candidatus Binatia bacterium genome encodes:
- a CDS encoding tetratricopeptide repeat protein, translating to MRRELFLRIHREDHTVDSLGRVFLGVSDREESLALVRAYLGPQGKLKSAALEDDELHVAAEVREFTAESRNLLRMGREAVRKGRPRSALGHYEEALKLSPWNPDALKALGRLYYRNRQADAARQLLVRAREADPADGTVLSLLAEIALHEDRRLAARGYLEQLQRLEPDSVRTRSALARIQPADAQSARERMADVPDPPDSPAED from the coding sequence TACAGTCGATTCTCTCGGAAGGGTTTTCCTGGGTGTTTCGGACCGGGAGGAGTCTCTGGCCTTGGTGAGAGCCTATCTCGGGCCACAGGGTAAGCTAAAGTCGGCAGCTCTCGAGGACGATGAGCTTCACGTGGCAGCCGAGGTCCGTGAGTTTACGGCCGAAAGTCGCAATCTGCTGCGGATGGGCCGCGAAGCCGTCCGGAAAGGGCGCCCACGCAGCGCGCTGGGGCACTATGAGGAGGCATTGAAGCTTTCTCCCTGGAATCCGGATGCGCTGAAAGCCTTGGGCCGGCTGTATTATCGCAACCGCCAAGCCGATGCCGCGCGCCAGTTGCTCGTTCGGGCGCGTGAGGCGGATCCAGCGGATGGTACCGTACTGTCGCTGCTCGCCGAGATTGCCTTGCACGAGGATCGACGACTCGCGGCCCGGGGTTATCTGGAGCAGTTGCAGCGCCTCGAGCCGGACAGCGTTCGCACGCGCAGCGCCTTGGCGCGTATCCAGCCAGCTGACGCTCAGTCCGCACGCGAGCGAATGGCCGACGTTCCCGATCCACCTGATTCGCCAGCGGAGGACTGA